From one Lolium rigidum isolate FL_2022 chromosome 4, APGP_CSIRO_Lrig_0.1, whole genome shotgun sequence genomic stretch:
- the LOC124707417 gene encoding uncharacterized protein At1g15400-like, with amino-acid sequence MAELQRSSQTFRRSGSSGLIWEEKFMAEDQSQKDQGATGEADVSSLEPKELRHSRSVGSTGAVQHRGRDRSERGGMPSSVNNQAFRTRHVPPALDPPSPKFPSCMFCGIFRKEEPSQPSKPRRY; translated from the coding sequence ATGGCAGAGCTGCAGAGATCTTCCCAAACATTTCGGAGGTCTGGTTCATCTGGTCTAATCTGGGAGGAGAAGTTCATGGCTGAAGACCAGAGCCAGAAGGATCAAGGGGCAACTGGGGAGGCAGATGTCAGCAGCTTAGAACCCAAGGAGCTAAGGCACTCCCGTAGCGTTGGGTCTACGGGAGCTGTCCAGCATAGGGGCCGTGACAGgtcggagcgtggcggcatgccatCCAGCGTCAACAACCAGGCCTTCCGTACTCGGCATGTTCCACCCGCTCTTGATCCACCTTCACCCAAGTTTCCTAGCTGCATGTTTTGTGGAATTTTTAGGAAGGAAGAACCCTCACAGCCATCCAAGCCCAGAAGGTACTAA
- the LOC124647267 gene encoding zinc finger CCCH domain-containing protein 34-like, whose product MASAAAAAEGEDPRRRRSDTDCVFFLVSRVSCTKGSKCEYRHCEAARFNPRNCWYWFHGNCVNPSCTFRHPPMENFNRTKSLSVPPSSYGSVSSKETKPCYFYYSSSCIKADNCPFLHEPRTPNSDVGITSQATAFNPDVNEKSAGDEMAVVSKDAHANPCQDTPCYIKKCHSEEVHESRYPEVDGAISIAAKTSIDTGEHMKCFTHSDQRSGDSTLEDTEQDESRDSSPGFDVLVDDGLSNKNDLEQQLTQKRDAQVRHVKYDFGDPACYDQDYYDSQCYGQAFCGFENQHSYLYFSHLEGVQDHDTETTSGHVPHNGRNLVRSSSDEYGKRFFNSRNFISSAADVAFSHQHIETRHSSKRRLEKRKGAKGRKRRTKRQRGLQPMNDSQETESRFTQHRQDFLMEECPQSVVCTTFRGQKKKLRGKQHNIISARSSEHPTADFTGPKTLAQIKEENCVSKSSFSHCAARMPHGRSFSNDFEGPKSLTELLKAKGGIPTTVARANKL is encoded by the exons ATGGCGtccgcggctgcggcggcggagggcgaggACCCGCGCCGGAGGAGGAGCGACACCGACTgcgtcttcttcctcgtctcccGCGTCAGCTGCACCAAG GGGTCCAAGTGCGAGTATCGCCACTGCGAGGCGGCGCGGTTCAACCCCAGGAACTGCTGGTACTGGTTCCACGGCAACTGCGTCAACCCGAGCTGCACCTTCCGCCACCCT CCAATGGAAAATTTTAACAGAACCAAGTCCTTGTCAGTCCCACCCTCATCATATGGTTCTGTTTCTTCCAAGGAAACCAAGCCTTGTTATTTCTACTACAGCTCATCCTGCATAAAAGCTGACAATTGCCCTTTCCTACACGAGCCTCGAACTCCTAACAGCGATGTGGGGATTACTTCTCAAGCTACAGCTTTTAATCCTGATGTCAATGAAAAATCTGCGGGAGATGAGATGGCTGTGGTATCGAAGGATGCTCACGCAAATCCTTGTCAAGACACCCCTTGCTACATAAAAAAATGCCACTCGGAAGAAGTTCATGAGTCTAGATATCCCGAAGTTGATGGTGCTATTTCCATTGCAGCTAAAACATCAATTGATACGGGTGAACACATGAAATGTTTCACCCACTCAGATCAGAGGTCAGGAGATTCAACACTGGAGGATACAGAGCAAGATGAAAGTCGTGATTCATCCCCCGGATttgatgtgctcgtggatgatggGCTCTCCAACAAGAATGACCTTGAGCAACAATTGACACAGAAAAGAGATGCCCAAGTGCGTCATGTGAAATATGATTTTGGAGATCCAGCTTGTTATGATCAGGATTATTATGATTCACAATGCTATGGGCAAGCATTTTGTGGCTTTGAAAATCAACATAGTTATTTGTATTTTAGTCATCTTGAAGGAGTTCAAGACCATGACACTGAGACCACTTCGGGACATGTACCGCACAATGGCAGAAATCTTGTGAGGTCAAGTTCTGATGAGTATGGCAAAAGGTTCTTCAATTCCAGAAACTTCATCAGCTCTGCGGCAGATGTTGCTTTTTCTCATCAGCATATTGAGACAAGACACTCTTCAAAGAGAAGACTTGAGAAGAGAAAAGGTGCCAAGGGCAGGAAGCGTCGCACTAAGAGGCAGCGGGGTCTTCAACCCATGAATGATTCCCAAGAGACTGAATCAAGATTCACTCAACACAGGCAAGATTTCTTGATGGAAGAATGTCCTCAGTCTGTTGTCTGCACTACCTTCAGGGGACAGAAGAAAAAACTGAGAGGAAAACAACACAATATTATTTCTGCTAGATCTTCTGAACATCCTACAGCAGATTTTACTGGGCCGAAAACCCTAGCTCAGATAAAAGAAGAGAATTGTGTATCCAAGTCAAGTTTTAGCCATTGTGCTGCTCGCATGCCTCATGGCAGATCCTTCTCAAATGATTTCGAGGGCCCCAAATCTTTGACTGAACTTCTCAAGGCCAAGGGTGGAATCCCAACTACTGTGGCAAGAGCAAATAAACTGTGA